The DNA region AATTCGCTGAAAGGCGGAGTTGTGCCAAGAATAGGTCTGCCATATATCACGGTCGGCAGAGAAGTCGAGATTGACGCTTTGCTTCACGATGTTGATATAATCGAAGAGGGCGGTGCTTCATTCAGGTTCATAGTCGGCAAATACGGCAGCGGTAAGAGTTTTCTTTTGCAGACAATACGCAGTCATGTGATGGACAGAAATTTCGTTGTGGTCGATGCTGACCTTTCACCTGAAAGACGTTTGCAGGGTACAAAGGGTCAGGGGCTTGCGACCTACAAGGAACTTATACGTAATATGTCCACAAAAACAAGACCCGACGGCGGTGCACTGACTCTCATACTTGACAGATGGATAAGCGGTGTGCAGTCCGAGGCTGCTGCTGAAAGCGGACTCGATATATCTTCTCCCGAGTTTTCTGCTGTCGTGGAAAAGAAGATATTTGAAGTCATAAATGCACTTAACGAGATGGTACACGGCTTTGATTTTGCAAAGCTTTTGACGATATACTATCGCGCTTCTGTATCGGGTGACGATGAACAGAAAGCAAAAGTGGTAAAATGGTTCAGGGGCGAGTACGTAAACAAGACGGAAGCCAAGAGCGAGCTTGGCGTAAACATCGTTATCACCGATGATGATTGGTACGAATATATCAAGCTGTTCGCTATGTTCCTGAAAAAAGCGGGTTACAGTGGTCTGCTGGTGCTGGTAGACGAGCTTGTGAACATTTATAAAATACCCAATGCCATCACCCGACAGTACAATTATGAAAAGATACTCACCATGTACAACGATACTTTGCAGGGCAAGGCTAAGTATCTTGGCATAATAATGGGCGGAACTCCCCAGTGCATTGAGGACACACGCCGCGGTGTATACAGCTATGAAGCTCTGAGGTCAAGGCTTGCAGAGGGTCGTTTCGGACGCGAGGGAATACGTGATATGCTGGCACCTGTTATACATCTCGTTCCGCTGACATATGAAGAAATGCTGGTGCTGACCGAGAAACTTGCTGACATTCACGCTCAGCTTTTCGGGTATGAACAGCGTATTACTCAGGAGGATATGATTGTTTTTATCAAGACAGAGTTCGGGCGGATAGGTGCTGACAGCCATATCACTCCCCGTGAAGTGATACGTGATTTCATCGAATTGCTTGATATAGCTTTTCAGAATCCTATGCTTGAGATATCAGATTTTATATCTTCGGGTGGGATCGAGTATTCAAAACCTGCCGCAGAGGAAGAAACTTCCGAGGGCGATTTTGCCGAGTTTGAGATCTGAATAGGAGTGAAAAATTATCTCGGAGGTGCAGAATGAAAAAAGGAAATATTCACAAGCACATGACCGAGGAGGACGGATTTGACCGCCGTTTTGCCTGCTGGTGCAATAACCACAACAAGGTATGGCACAGGGAAAAGGTACGTCAGCGCAGAAAATTCCGCCGAAAGATGAGAATAATACTTCTGAAAGAAAGAGGACGAGATGAACGTTTTTGACCGCTATGCACCCTTTGTGCAGGACTTCATTTACCGCAATAACTGGGAAAGTCTGAGGGCTATTCAGGCAGCGGCCGGTGATGTGATATTCAATACCGATGACAATCTGCTGCTTACGGCTTCTACTGCTTCTGGCAAGACGGAAGCAGCCTTCTTTCCGATACTTACATTGTTTTCCGAGGATATGCCGAAGTCTGTGGGGGCTATATATATCGGTCCGCTGAAAGCGCTGATAAACGATCAGTTTTCCCGCCTTAACGACCTTTGTGAGGACGCGGGCATACCTGTCTGGCACTGGCACGGCGATGTTGCGCAGTCTCATAAGGCGCGTATGATGAAGAACCCATCGGGCATATTGCAGATAACCCCCGAATCTCTTGAAGCCATGCTGATACGCCGTCATTCGGCGCTTGTGAAGCTTTTTGGCGACCTTAGATTCATCGTTATAGATGAACTTCATTCCCTTATGCGCGGTGACAGGGGCGGACAGACCTTATGCCTTATCGAGCGACTTTGCAGACAAGCAGGAGTGAATCCACGCAGGATAGGTCTTTCCGCAACGATAGGCGATCCAAAAGCAGCAGGGGAGTTCCTTTCTTACGGCACAGGCAGGCGCACATCTGTCCCGAAAATTGAAGCCAAAGGTACAAAATGGCGGCTTTCTATGGAGCATTTTTATATCAGCAGTGTTCAGGCGTCTGATGGAAAGCTTGAACAAAAGGCTCTGCCTGTGCTTGAACAGGCGACGGACAAAGCTCCCGAAAATGCCGACCCGGGAATGGGATATATTTTTGAACACACGCGGGGAAAGAAGTGTCTCGTATTTGTAAATTCCCGCGAGGAGTGTGAAGCTGTAACTACAACTCTCAGGTCATACTGCGAAGCAAAACATGAGCGCGACCGCTTTCTTATCCATCACGGAAATCTTTCCACAAGTTACCGTGAAACTGCCGAGGCTGCCATGAAAGATGATGATGTTCAGATGACTACTGTTACCACCGCCACCCTTGAACTTGGCATTGATATCGGCAGACTGGAACGCGCTTTCCAGATAGATGCACCCTTTACTGTGTCATCATTTTTGCAGAGAATGGGGCGCACAGGCAGACGTGACCTTCCGCCCGAGATGTGGTTCGTTATCCGAGAAGATATGCCCGAACCGAGGACGATGCTTCCATCGACAGTACCGTGGAAGCTTTTGCAGGGCATAGCGCTGGTGCAGGTATATCTCGAAGAACGCTGGGTAGAACCGCCGCGTCTGGAGAGACTGCCGTTCAGTCTGCTTTATCATCAGACCATGAGTACATTGGCATCATGCGGCGAACTTACTCCCGCTCAACTTGCACAGCGTGTGCTGACGCTCAAATATTTCCATCGTATCTCTCCCGATGATTATAAGATACTTCTTCGCCACCTTATCGAGATCGACCATATACAGCGCACAGATGAGGGTGGGCTGATAGTTGGTCTGGCAGGGGAGAGGATAGTTAATAACTTCCGATTTTATGCAGTATTTCAGGAGAATGAAGAGTACACTGTCAGGTGCGAATCACAGGAACTTGGTACCCTTGTTATGCCGCCTCCGGTAGGTGAAAAGATCGCTATTGCGGGTCAGGTCTGGATAGTTACCGAGCTTGACCACAAGCGGCATCTGGTCTTCTGCGAACCTGTCAAAGGTAAAGTTCCTGCATATTTCGGAGATTGCCCCGGGGATATAAACACCAAAATTCTCACCCGAATGAAGCAAGTCCTCTGCGAAGACAAGACTTATCCCTACCTTATGAAAAACGCCGCGGCGCGTCTTTCACAGGCGAGATTTTCGGCGAGAAATTCAGGGGTAGTCTGCGAGAATCTTATCAATCTCGGCGGAGATATGTGGGCACTTTTTCCGTGGCTTGGTACTTACTCTTTCTTTGCACTTGAACGTTTCCTTAACGTAAGGTGCAGGGAAAAACTGCGAATGCGCGGTCTGGATAGCTGTCGTCCATATTTTATACAGTTCACTATGGCGGCGGACGAATACACTTTTTTCAGCACTCTCCGTGAAGAAGCTTGCCGTCCCATCGATCCTATGGAACTTGTCTATCCCAAGGAAGTTCCGATATTTGAAAAGTATGACGAATATCTTCCTGCCGAACTTGTACGTAAAGGCTTTGCCTATGGTGTGCTCGATATCGACGGTATGCTGACTGCGGTGAACAGTTGGTGCGACAGATTTTTCGGTGACAAAAAGGAGATAATATGCTTATAGTTCTTGACAATATACACATTCAATTCAATATAAATATCATTGAAAACAATGGAGCTTCCTGTAACCAAACAAATCAAGGGGTTGCAAAAAAGAACACCTCAGTGTAGAATGTAAATACTGACGATGCGAAAGTTAGTAATACAAACTACAGAAAGGTGTCCTCTATATGTATTATACACAAAATGAAAAGATTTTGCAAGTAGGAGAAGAAAAAATAATTGTCGGGATCGATGTAGGCAGCGAAAAGCACTATGCCAGAGCATTTGACTGGAGAGGGATGGAATATTCAAAGAAGGCCTATGTGTTCACAAATGACGCAGAAGGATTCGCAGGCTTTTTTGAATGGATCACCGGGATCATGGAAAAGAGCGGAAAAGAAACCGTTATGCCGGCTATGGAGCCGACAGGACATTACTGGTTCGATCTCGCTAAGTTTATTCAGGATAACGGAATGCAGCCGGTACTGGTCAATCCGCTCCACGTTAAGCGAAGCAAAGAACTTGATGATCACCTTCCCAGCAAGAACGACAGGAAGGATCCCGAAACAATTGCGAAACTCGTCATTGAAGGCAGATACGCTTATCCGTATATGCCTGAGGGTATATACGCCGAGCTAAGAAACGCAACCGTTCTTAGGTTTCAGGCAGAGGCAGAACTCACACGGATCAAAAATCGCATACAGCGCTGGTTTGCGATATACTTTCCGGAGTATAAAGACGTTTACGGTAGTTTCAGTGCAGTCAGCAGTATGATGATACTGAAAAAAGCTGCACTGCCGTGTGACATCATAGCGCTCGGAGAGGAAAAGATCAATGAGATATGGCGTGAAGCCAAGCTGAGAGCAGTCGGTAAAAAGAGGGCTAAGACCCTGGTAGAGGCTGCAAGGCGAAGCATAGGTCATACCGAGGGACATGAAACTGCGAGGTTTGAGATAACTCTGCTGCTTGAGGACTACGACAGACTTCAAAACCGACTTGAACAGATAATGGAGCTGATCGAAACACTGGTCAGTAAGGTGCCATATGCAAAGAAGCTGATGCAGATAAAGGGCATCGGGATAAAGACCGTATCAGGATTTATCGCAGAGGTCGGAGATGTAAGCAGATTTAATGACCCCAAGCAGATACAGAAGCTTGCAGGGCAGGCAATAGTTGCGAACAGCTCGGGCAAGCACAAAGGGCAGTCAAGGATAAGTAAGCGAGGGCGGAAGCGGCTTAGGTTTCTTCTGTTTGAGGCAGTCTTATCACTGACAGCGACAAATCCGGAATTCAAGGAAATACATCACTATTACACAGGCAGAAAAACGAATCCGCTGAAAAAGAAACAGTCGCTGATGGTACTGTCAAACAAGCTGATACGAGTGTTTTATGCCATACTGAAAAGTGGTGCTGACTATGATCCTGAAAAACTGTTAAGAGACATCAGGCGTCCCGAAGAGCTGCAAGCAGCTTAACGGGTGTAAGACCTACAAGCTGAAACTGCAGGCAGCGTCCGCCGAAAGGTGCTGCAGAGGAAGCAACACTAAGAAAACAACAAAGGATGAGCCGGCAGTCGGCAGGAATTATTACCAAGGGGCATGACCTCGAAACGGAGCTGCGCCGACGCCCTGTTATGGATAGGCAGAACGAAGGAAGTTGGGACTTCGCGTGACGAATGATCCCGTTGGACAGAGGAGGTTTGCTGCCGTAACGGATATGGGTCGCATCAAGGCTGTCAAAACAGATCTCTCAAGACGTTTTGTTTGCCGTACCCTGATAACGTTAAATCCGGCATTCAATGCTTTGGATCATCCATAACTTGGTTCATTTCTTGAACATAACTTTATGAAATACTGAGATTTCGCGAGTATTTATGAGATTTTACAAGATATTTTGAGGAGGTAATTAAATGAAAACAGCAATCGTTTATTATTCGCTTAACGGCAACACCGAGCAGACAGCTAATAAGATAGCTGAAAAGATCGGTGCGGATCTTATCCCTGTTCGTCCTGTAAAGGCTTATCCCGATACGGGTTTTGCTAAACTTTTCTGGGGCGGAAAAAGTGTAGTAATGGGTGAAAAGCCTAAACTTCAGCCATATACTTTTGATGCTGATAAATATGATCTTATTATTTTCGGTTCTCCTGTCTGGGCTAACACTATCGCTCCACCCCTGCGCACATTCATTGTAGAAAACCTTTCTGCACTCAAAGGCAAGAAGTTTGCAGGCATTACCTGTTTCACAGCGGGCGGCGGCGACAAGGCTCTCGCTAAACTGAAAGGATATCTCGGTATCGATAGTTTAGTTGCTGAACTTTTCCTTGCCGATCCCAAGGATAAGCCCGATCCTGCCAACGAACAAAAGATCAGCGAATTCTGCGAAAAGATAAAGTAAGGTTAAGTCATGTTATAAAGAAAGGCTGATATCTCTGATCTGAGCTCAATATCTGAACTGATCGCTTCAGCTGTTGAAGAAATGGAGCGCAATGATATCCAACAGTGGGACAGCATCTATCCTGCCGATTCAGATCTCCGGGCCGATATCGAAAGCGGCACGATGACAGTAGGTATAAAGGATGATGATATCGCTGTTATATACGTCATTAACAAAATCTTTGATGAACAGTATCGTAATGGAAACTGGCAGTATCCTGACAGTGATTTTAGTGTGATACATCGTCTTTGCGTTGCACCGAAATATCAGCACAAAGGTATTGCAGGGCATACCCTGACTCACATAGAAGACGAGCTTCGCAGGAACAGTATAGATACCGTAAGGCTCGATGTCTTTACAAAAAATCCATTTGCGCTCTCATTGTACCGTTCCAATGGCTACACTGAAGTCGGTACTGCCCATTGGCGCAAGGGCAGCTTTTTACTTATGGAAAAACACCTATAAAACAAAAACGCACACGTTTGAGAACGTGTGCGCTATTTGTATATTATTTAAGGAATCCGTTGATTATCTGTTCCTCCGCCTCAGCCTCGGTAAGACCGAGAGTCATCAGCTTGATAAGCTGTTCACCTGCTATTTTGCCGATAGCAGCCTCGTGAACAAGTGCTGCGTCAACACTGTTCGCTTCAAGTGAGGGAACTGCCAGTATCCTGCCGTTGTCCATAATTATTGAGTCGCATTCGGTATGACCTGTGCAGGCCGCATTACCGTTCACGCAGAGGTCAAGTTTCTGATAGGAGTTATCCCTGGCAACAGATCTTGAAACAACATCAGCAGCAGAACCGTCGCCGTTGAGTGATACCTGATAGGTACTCAGTGCCTGCTGATCGCCGTGAGTCATAAGTCTTTCGCGGACATTCAGCTTAGCACCTGCCTTCAGCTCGGCGATAGTTTTTCTGTCAGTAGAGTCAACGCCCTTTATCTGCACCATTTCCATATCGACAGTGCTGTTTTCTTCCATATAGACCTCGGTAACAGGATTGAGAACTCTCTTGCCTGTTCCGTCGCCCGAACCGTAGTGCTTCTCAACGTATCTTACTTTGGAATTCTTTCCTACAAAGAATCTGTGTACGCCGTCATGCTCGGAATCCTGATTGCCGCAGTTGTCGATACCGCAGCCCGCAACTATCAGAACATCACAATCATCGCCTACGTAGAAATCGTTGTAAACAGTCTCTTTCAGACCGCTCTCACTGAGTACGACAGGTATGTGTACACTCTCGTTCTTTGTTCCCGATTTTATCTTGATGTCTATACCGCTCACATCGGTCTTGCTTACTATCTCGATGTTCGCAGTAGAATTTCTTCCCACAGATTCACCGTTGGCACGGAGATTGTAAGCACCCTCGGGTATGTCATGAAGCTCTGCGACTTCCTGTAAAAGCTGTTTCTGTACAGCGTCCATTTTCAGCATCTCCATCGCCTCCTTATTCTTCTATCTTAGGACAGATAGTCTGTGCATAATTGCTGTGCATTATCTCAGGCAGCACTTCATCAGCAGGACCTCTTCTTACAAGTTTGCCATCTGCAAGGACAATGATCTCATCAGCTATCTTCAGAAGTCTTTCCTGATGTGAGATAACAACAACAGTCCTGTTCTTGTCAGACTTACGCATATTTTCAAATATCCTGATAAGATTATTGAAGCTCCACAGGTCGATACCTGCCTCGGGCTCATCGAATACAGCAAGCTTTACGTCTCTTGCCATAACGGTAGCTATCTCGATCCTCTTGAGCTCACCTCCTGAAAGGGAAGCGTTTACTTCACGCTTGATATAATCCTTAGCGCAGAGACCTACCTCTGAAAGATAGGAACAAGCATCGGATACTGAAAGATTCTTGCCCGCGGAGATACGCAGAAGATCAAGTACAGTCAGACCCTTGAAACGTACAGGCTGCTGAAAAGCAAAGCCTATGCCTGCCTTTGCCCTTTCGGTTATGCTCATATCGGTGATATCCGTATCATTAAAAATAAGTCTTCCGCCTGTGGGCTGAACTATGCCTGCGATTATCTTGGCAAGAGTGGATTTTCCTCCGCCGTTTGGTCCTGTTATAACAACAAACTTATTATCGGGTATCTCAAGATCTATCCCACGTATAATGTCGGAAGATTTTCCGCCGTCAACGGCGCTGAAAGAGATATTATTAAGTTTCAGCATTATTATGTTTCCTTTCTATAGAAATTTTCGATAATGTATCATTCGACTCATTAGATTATTATATCACATTATTCTGCATTTTACAATAGATTTTTTATTAATGACCTTAATTTCAAGTTGTGTTGACCTGTTAATATATTTAGCTGATTTGCCGACTTATTTAATTATGAAATCGTATGAAAACTCTTGAAATTGCATGAAAAATATGGTATAATATTATATATTTGTTGCGAACACCGGAAATTGTAAAACAATTGACCGATATTTATCGAAATATATGAAAGGGTGTGGTCTCGATGATAGATGACATAGTACAGGCTTTTCAATATTTTATAAAGCAGATGTCAGAAGTCACAAACCCTCTTGATACCGATAGCATAGCTGATGCTATTAAAGATATATGCAGATTATCAAATGTGGGAGTAATGAAAGTTGATGTCTATATGAGCATCACACTGATCGATACAGATGAAAAGGAGATCCATATCTTATATGATGATGGTGAGCCTGATGAGAATGTGATAAAGATAAAAAAGGTCACAGGCGGTTCAGGCGCTATCATATATACGATATTCCATAAAAAAGGAACAGAGCCATGGACTGAAAGGATCCACAACAGACTGGATCTGATGGCTTCTATATTGTATATGTTTACCAGCAGCTTCGTTCTGAATAATATCGCACAGAAATATGCTTTTACTGATGAATCGGGTTACCATAATCTCAGATATTTTGGCTCCGAGCTTATCAAACTGGTTGACGATAATAAGTTGAAAGGTCTTGCTGCTGCTCAGTTCAACCTTAAACATTTTCAGGGTGTAAATCATCAGGTTGGCAGGGATAACGGCGATATTGTCATGCACTCGTTCATAAACGGTCTTGATGAGGTCAAGGGCTGTTTTGTTCCTGTTTGCAGGATGGGCGGTGATAATTTTATTATGCTTATGTCTGCCGATAAGATCGATGATGTTATTGACTACCTCAAAGGTTCGACAGTATCTTTCGGCGATGGATTCAGTGAACGTGTCAATGTGAGTGCGACCGCGGGCATATACATATTTGAGGATGATTTTGAACTGAAG from Ruminococcus albus AD2013 includes:
- a CDS encoding ATP-binding protein, which gives rise to MKIPKRIAQAVINSLKGGVVPRIGLPYITVGREVEIDALLHDVDIIEEGGASFRFIVGKYGSGKSFLLQTIRSHVMDRNFVVVDADLSPERRLQGTKGQGLATYKELIRNMSTKTRPDGGALTLILDRWISGVQSEAAAESGLDISSPEFSAVVEKKIFEVINALNEMVHGFDFAKLLTIYYRASVSGDDEQKAKVVKWFRGEYVNKTEAKSELGVNIVITDDDWYEYIKLFAMFLKKAGYSGLLVLVDELVNIYKIPNAITRQYNYEKILTMYNDTLQGKAKYLGIIMGGTPQCIEDTRRGVYSYEALRSRLAEGRFGREGIRDMLAPVIHLVPLTYEEMLVLTEKLADIHAQLFGYEQRITQEDMIVFIKTEFGRIGADSHITPREVIRDFIELLDIAFQNPMLEISDFISSGGIEYSKPAAEEETSEGDFAEFEI
- a CDS encoding DEAD/DEAH box helicase, whose amino-acid sequence is MNVFDRYAPFVQDFIYRNNWESLRAIQAAAGDVIFNTDDNLLLTASTASGKTEAAFFPILTLFSEDMPKSVGAIYIGPLKALINDQFSRLNDLCEDAGIPVWHWHGDVAQSHKARMMKNPSGILQITPESLEAMLIRRHSALVKLFGDLRFIVIDELHSLMRGDRGGQTLCLIERLCRQAGVNPRRIGLSATIGDPKAAGEFLSYGTGRRTSVPKIEAKGTKWRLSMEHFYISSVQASDGKLEQKALPVLEQATDKAPENADPGMGYIFEHTRGKKCLVFVNSREECEAVTTTLRSYCEAKHERDRFLIHHGNLSTSYRETAEAAMKDDDVQMTTVTTATLELGIDIGRLERAFQIDAPFTVSSFLQRMGRTGRRDLPPEMWFVIREDMPEPRTMLPSTVPWKLLQGIALVQVYLEERWVEPPRLERLPFSLLYHQTMSTLASCGELTPAQLAQRVLTLKYFHRISPDDYKILLRHLIEIDHIQRTDEGGLIVGLAGERIVNNFRFYAVFQENEEYTVRCESQELGTLVMPPPVGEKIAIAGQVWIVTELDHKRHLVFCEPVKGKVPAYFGDCPGDINTKILTRMKQVLCEDKTYPYLMKNAAARLSQARFSARNSGVVCENLINLGGDMWALFPWLGTYSFFALERFLNVRCREKLRMRGLDSCRPYFIQFTMAADEYTFFSTLREEACRPIDPMELVYPKEVPIFEKYDEYLPAELVRKGFAYGVLDIDGMLTAVNSWCDRFFGDKKEIICL
- a CDS encoding IS110 family transposase — encoded protein: MYYTQNEKILQVGEEKIIVGIDVGSEKHYARAFDWRGMEYSKKAYVFTNDAEGFAGFFEWITGIMEKSGKETVMPAMEPTGHYWFDLAKFIQDNGMQPVLVNPLHVKRSKELDDHLPSKNDRKDPETIAKLVIEGRYAYPYMPEGIYAELRNATVLRFQAEAELTRIKNRIQRWFAIYFPEYKDVYGSFSAVSSMMILKKAALPCDIIALGEEKINEIWREAKLRAVGKKRAKTLVEAARRSIGHTEGHETARFEITLLLEDYDRLQNRLEQIMELIETLVSKVPYAKKLMQIKGIGIKTVSGFIAEVGDVSRFNDPKQIQKLAGQAIVANSSGKHKGQSRISKRGRKRLRFLLFEAVLSLTATNPEFKEIHHYYTGRKTNPLKKKQSLMVLSNKLIRVFYAILKSGADYDPEKLLRDIRRPEELQAA
- a CDS encoding flavodoxin family protein, encoding MKTAIVYYSLNGNTEQTANKIAEKIGADLIPVRPVKAYPDTGFAKLFWGGKSVVMGEKPKLQPYTFDADKYDLIIFGSPVWANTIAPPLRTFIVENLSALKGKKFAGITCFTAGGGDKALAKLKGYLGIDSLVAELFLADPKDKPDPANEQKISEFCEKIK
- a CDS encoding GNAT family N-acetyltransferase gives rise to the protein MERNDIQQWDSIYPADSDLRADIESGTMTVGIKDDDIAVIYVINKIFDEQYRNGNWQYPDSDFSVIHRLCVAPKYQHKGIAGHTLTHIEDELRRNSIDTVRLDVFTKNPFALSLYRSNGYTEVGTAHWRKGSFLLMEKHL
- a CDS encoding SufB/SufD family protein — protein: MLKMDAVQKQLLQEVAELHDIPEGAYNLRANGESVGRNSTANIEIVSKTDVSGIDIKIKSGTKNESVHIPVVLSESGLKETVYNDFYVGDDCDVLIVAGCGIDNCGNQDSEHDGVHRFFVGKNSKVRYVEKHYGSGDGTGKRVLNPVTEVYMEENSTVDMEMVQIKGVDSTDRKTIAELKAGAKLNVRERLMTHGDQQALSTYQVSLNGDGSAADVVSRSVARDNSYQKLDLCVNGNAACTGHTECDSIIMDNGRILAVPSLEANSVDAALVHEAAIGKIAGEQLIKLMTLGLTEAEAEEQIINGFLK
- a CDS encoding ABC transporter ATP-binding protein, with amino-acid sequence MLKLNNISFSAVDGGKSSDIIRGIDLEIPDNKFVVITGPNGGGKSTLAKIIAGIVQPTGGRLIFNDTDITDMSITERAKAGIGFAFQQPVRFKGLTVLDLLRISAGKNLSVSDACSYLSEVGLCAKDYIKREVNASLSGGELKRIEIATVMARDVKLAVFDEPEAGIDLWSFNNLIRIFENMRKSDKNRTVVVISHQERLLKIADEIIVLADGKLVRRGPADEVLPEIMHSNYAQTICPKIEE